In the genome of Candidatus Electrothrix rattekaaiensis, the window ACCATTAGCCATGCCAGCGACCCCTGAATCTATTCCCTGCAGCAGCCCGAAGTTGTTATTGGTAAAACCGCTGCCCAGAGTACCGGTTTCATCATGAAAGCTGCCTAAACCACCCCATTCGACACCCAGTTGAAATTCTTTAGCAATGGACACCTCCATGATCAGGGCTTCCAGGTAGACCATTCTCCTTGGAATATCAAGCTTTTTGATGATCTCTTCAAGAATTAGAAATTCTTCTTTTGGCGCAGTGATAATCAGGGAATTCGTTTCCGGATCTGCAGTGATTTGCAGATCCGTGGACAGAGGAGGTGCTTTTGCTGCTTCTGCCTTTGTGTTTTTTGAAGTCGTTGTTGTCTGCTTGGTCGGCAGGCTGGTCAGAACCTTGACCAGTTCTTCAGCATTGGCATGCTGGAGATAATAGACATGGATTTTCCCCCCACCCTTGGGAGCCTCAGTGTCCAGCTGCTCCAAAAGGCCACGAAGTTTTTTTATTTCCGCTGTTGGGGCAAAAACAATGAGAGAATTGGTGCGTTCGTAGGGGATAATTTTAATATTCGGTGAACTAGTGTTGCGCCTTCGAGTTCTCGTGGATTGAACAAAGAGTTGACTGATGGATTTGCCCACATCAGCCACAGAGGCATATTGCAGCGGAATAATGACTAGTTCTTCGCCCACAGACGGTACATCAATTTCTTTAATGATCTCCAGCAATCGTTTGATGTTGGACTGCACGTCAGTCAGAATCATCATCCCGGATTGGGAGTGAGGAATCACATTGCTGGTTTTCGAGAGCAGGGGGGTGAGTATCTTTTTCATCTCATCCGGGTCTGAGTGCTTCATCGGAATAATGCGCGTGACCACTTTATCTCCTGAAGAAGTTCTCTCGCCTTCTCGGATTGTGGGAATACTCTTAGATCTGGCTTGAACAGACGGAACAATTTTTATGACAGGACCGCTGGGTATCGTAGCGAATCCATGAACTTCCAGGACAGATTCAAAAACTCGGTAGGCATCTTCCACCGTCATCCGGGTCGGCGAGATAACAGTGACCATGCCTTTGACCGTACGATCAACAATGAAATTTTTTCCGGTCAGCTCACTGATGTATTTGACAAAAACATTAATATCAACATCATTGAAATCAATGGTCACATATTGCTGTCCGTTATCTTCGTTCTGATCAGCAGGCTCTGCAAAGCAGTTCGGCAGGGCGGTGAACAGAAAAAGTAATAAGGTGATGCAAACGGTGATGCATCTGCATCCTATAGGTAATAACGATAAAGAGATTTTCATAATATCCTGCGATTCAAAAAACGATTGACATATATCAATCCAAAGGAGGTAATTCTTCTTCAGGAACGGGCATTTCTTCTTCAATAAAATCCTCTTCTTCCGCGTCCATTCCAGGTGTTTCAGGTGTGTTGCGGATCGGATTACGTCGAAAATTTATCCGGCGATGGGGCCGAATAGAAGGAGGCCTTCGGGTCGTCTGCACCTGCGTTTCTTCAATAAGCTCATCTTCTTGAACTTCTTCAATATCATCCTGCACCGGATCAGGAACGGGCCGAGGTGTAGGCCTGGAAATACGGGGGGGCAGTCGAGGGGGACTGGGGCCGCCACCTTCTCGTTTTTTCATCATCAGGGTTTCCTTGGCCCCGAACACTTCAAGAATAACCTTGCCGCGCTCAATAGATTCAATAATGGCTCCCTGCACAGCATCACCGATCTGGTAGAGCTTTTGCTCTTTTTGTTTTTCCTCAATAATAATTGCTCTGGATGTTTGATCATCACCAAGTACTGTGCCCAAGAGGGTCAGATTCAATGTTGTGGGAACCTCTTCCTGTGCTGTTTGCGGTATAGTTGCAGGTAACTGTTCTTCAGGGATTGCAAGCTGTTCTTCCTGGACGAGCTGGAAAATATTGCGCTGGGCGATAACCTGAAAATCCGGGTTTTCATTATTAACCGGTTGTCCCTCTGCTGGTAACGGTGGTGGTGCGTCAGCCGGGCTTCTTTCCAGGGAGCCTGCATCTGTAGGTTCCTCAGAGTTCTCTTTTGTTTTTTGAACTTCAGGTTTGCTCGGAGTCGGAGCTTGCGGCATATTAGTGACAGGACTCCCGGAAACCGGCTGATTTGATTTTACACCTTCCGCCTGATTTTCGTTCACAGGACTCGGCAGTTCTGTTATGGGCAGTTCTGTTATGCCGCAACAGCTGCGACCGAGTAATTCTTTTTCCAGCCTAGCGTACCCCAAGTGGACAGCTACGTATGCTACCAAAAAGATACCGGCAAGAATTGCGACGACTCGGACCATATTACCGGCTCCTTTCGGGCAATTGCCGTAGCTTTTTTTTGAGCAACTCCATTTGCTTGTTATAAGCAGTGAGGCTGGTAAAAACAATTCCCGGTTTTTTGAGCGGCCCGTTGACCGTAAAGGGGAGACTACCTTTTCGCATCTCTTTTTTCAGCATATTAACCAGTGACGGGCTGGCAACAGAAGTTGCAAATTCCGGTCTGGGCTGAAAAGAACCTGTTAATTGAATAGGGGAGAGGCGGCAGGGCACAGTTGTGTGCAGACTGCCTTGAAATTCCGCAGCAAACATGGGGGATGTTATCTTGCCTTGCCTGAACGATACCGTTTCAGCAGCAAAATAGAGCTCGGTCTCAATGCTGTCAAAGTTCAGCTGCTCCATCCCCAGAACCGGCTCTTGCAGGCCGATTTCTCCTTGTGCAAAAATAAATTTTCCCTGCAAGGTAGGTGTGTTTTTTTTCAGCTTCCGTGCCCCGGAAAAATTTCCGGATAAGGTGCCGCGAACAGTTCTTTGATATTCTTGTTGGATAAAGGCCAACTCCTTATTGTCTATTTTGATCTCCTGTATTGCCCCGTCATACTCAAGAGCACTTCGGTCTTTTGCCAGACCTAAGCGGCCAGCTACTGTTCCGTCAAGGAGATTAAGTTTGTATTTTGCCGTAATGTTTCCTTTTTTCTTCCAGGTCATTAAATCGGGACGTAGATTCATCGTCTTGACAACAAGCAGTACTTTTTTTTCCTCTTTCCCGATAATGCTGATATTACGTAGCTGTACATTAAAAGGGGGAAGCAGGGCGATCTCTTCCACAACCCATTGTAGGGTCGGAGTCGTCCTGTTGAGATCTTTTTCAATCCTGGTCTTGAACGCATCAGCAGGAAATTTAGACCAGAGTAGGAAAAATACGACAACTATGGTATAGAGCAGGTATCCTAAAAATTTCAGCAGCTTCATAGCCATAACCTAGTCACTGATAATTTCGGTTTGGACCAGACTGATGACCTGCATAATGACATCCAGTGTACCACGGTCTTTCTTGTTTACCTGAATAGAGATACGTTTCAGGGCCACGATATGTTGTGTTGATTCGATCCGTTCCAGAAAGGCAATCAGGAAGTTGAGGCGAATAGCCTTTAGCTTCATCTCTACCATTATCTGCTGCACAGCACCATCCCCTGATGGATCAGAGGGTTTCATATAGGATATATTGTCCTTAACCAAGGTTTCCGCACATTTTTCTTCGAGAAAGGCAAAGAGACTGAAGTCTGCCGGACGTGCTGCGACCATTTGCTCTAGGCTATTACTCCGGAGACTCAGTTGCTTGATTGCATTTTGCATTTCTTGCATTTCCTGCAACCCGCTTTTTTTACTTTTGATTTTCCTTTCCAACTGGTTGCGCTGAGCAATAAGGGGGGAAAAGGCGAACTGAATGACAACGAAAATACCAAGCACAATGCCCAGGAGCATCAGTGCCTTTTTATCTTTCTGACTTAACGAGGCCATTAGGAATTTTCTCCTTCCGCACCAGCAAGCTGCAACTTGATTTCAAAACGAATGCCTTCGTCCGCATTACCCTTGGTTGCGGAAACGATATTTACTTCTGAATAACGATCTGACTCGGCCAGGAGGTTTTTGATCGTATTGACATTATTAAAGGCATCTGTTGTTCCTGTTAGTTTTACCGAATCCTGATCAACAATCAATCGGGTTACATGGAGGTCAAGAGAGGTCGGAAGACGGGCTGAGATATCATAGAGAACAAAAAGAACCCGCTTTTTTTGACTGAAGATAGGCATGGAAACAGAGACCGTGTCCATACCTTGCAGCTTGGAACGCATATGCAGCAGGGGATCACCACTTGGATTTATCCTGGGAAAACTTGCCTTGAAGACCTCGACCATTTGATCTGAAAGATTATCATGTTTCTTTTCCAGTTGTCGAGCGTCGATAAAGAGGTATCCCAAGGAAAGCAGGAAGAGAGCTCCGACTGTCACAGCGGCCCCGACAAGCTGTTTTTTCGAGCGCAGAAGATAATGCGGTGGAGCGAATTCGTTTTTGCGGAAGTTGAAAGCAGCTGTTTTTTTTCTGGATCCGGCCTGCAAGGCAAGGCTCAGGGGCCGATCAAAGATTTCTGGCTTCCACTGACCGGCAATATTTGCTGACAGGGTGGCGGTATCTGCCTGTATCAGATTAGATCTTTTGACAGGTAGCCCGATTTCAACCTCAATTTTTTCCTGAAACCCTTGACCGAGCAGCATGGGGCCAGTCAGGAGGATATAATCCGGTTGCAGATTGAGCGCGAACTGATACCTGAAGAGATCCATACTTTGCTCAACAGATTGACATACTCGGCTGACGACCTGCGCCGCTGTATCAGGATCGTCGGTATGAACTTCCCTGCCGTCAAAAGAAAAAAGGGCTTTGGTGAACACCTCGGCTGGATAGGCAAGGTGTCGCATGCAAATAACTGCACCCTGATGGATCACTGTCATTGTGGCTGCGGAGAGATCACAGGAAAGGAGCAGAAAATTTTCTGCTTCCCGATCACTTCCAGTTAACCTCTCTGCTAGGACGAAATCTGTCGGACTGATGCGGTCCGGTTCCAGCCCTTGTTCATGAAAGAGCGAGAGATACTGTGTCAGGGTTTCCTTTTCAAGGGCTGCTGTCATCAGTTGGGTCTTCTCTTCTTCAGAGTTAACCATTGTTGCACTGGTGGCAATAACCTGTTGGTCAACAGGAAGCAGAAGTTGCTCGTCCAATTCAAAGGGCAGGATCTGCTCGATTTTTTTATTATCGGCAAAGGGCAGAGTGATATTGCGCAGGCTCAGTTCGGAAAGGGAAAGCCCGATGTCGCAATGTCCCTTTTGCGGCCATTGCAGTTCTTCCAGCAGGAGTGGAAGTTGTTCAGCCAGCTTGTTTTCCCTATCAAGCCGACAAAAGGCGCAGGAAACCGCTTTTGCCTCTTTTCCGTTTCCGGCAAGAGCAACACCGCTCAGCAGATCATCGCTGATATCTATACCGAAAGTGAGTCGAGCCATTACTACATGTAGCTTTTCAGGAAAGAGTATCCCTGTTCGCAAGACGGGTGCCCATACCTATAATGCGGGGAAGGGGGGAGAAGGCTGATATAGAGCTGCACAGCTGCGCAACAGGGACGTGCAGGAGATGTTAAGCTGTTTATTGCGCTGTTATTCATTGTATTTTCCAGTAAAGTAGAGCCTGCTCCTGATTTTCTTTGCGTTGGACAACGCCCTCACCGGTTCGTTGGAGGCCCTTGTCCGTAGCGATGACAGTTATCTTGAATAAATTACTTTTTGTAGTTATCAGACTTTCGTCAAAAGTAATGTTTCCTGGAAAACCTGGAACATTTCGGTACCAACTGGCCTCTTTGAGCAGTTCTTTATTGTCTTCATCTTCTCTGAAGACCACCAGATCGGCAGCAAGCTCTTCGGTCATATCGTCGTGGAGGGCTTGCAGAACCGGTACGGGAGCAGTATTGATATTGACCATACCCGGTTGCTCTCCATTGGTCAAACAGGCAATGAGGGTTGAAGAGATATTGTCCTTGTTTTTCAATTCGCTGTAAAGAATTTTTCGGTCCCATCCTTTGACGAGCACCAAGTCCTCTATCAGCGATACAGGACCGTTGGTCGGGACATAGGAAGGATCAAGGCTGCTGTAATAGCTTTTTTCCGCCCCGTTTTCCTCCTGTTCATCATCCGGGTCCAGCCAATCCACCAAGCTGTCCAGCATGATTGCGACTTGGTCTTCATCAATGTCTTCAAGGCCCAGGTTCTCAAGGAGCAGGAACCGTTTCCAGAGGCTCCGCTGGAGCTTTTCTATATCCTTTTTTTTGTTCTTGCCCTTTTGTTTTTTTTTCCATTCTTTTTTTTCTTTCTCTGTCCAAAACAAGGCATTGGCCTGTAACCGACCGGATAGGTCGGTGACGGTGATATCCAGCGTACCGGAAAAGAATTGGCTGAGCAAGGCAGAATCAATGGTCCCCCAGCTGTCGAATTCAGAGTCGGAATCGGAATCCTCTTCGTCCTGCTGCTGATCCGCCAGCAGGGCGGCCCGAGCAATATTCAGCCCGGACAGCAGCATAGCGTCCAGACGTACCGCCGTGCTCTGGTTGGCGGCGGCCTGCATCTGCTGATTCACCGAAGTGCTGAGGCGCACCGTAATTGCGACAAGAAAACTGACAGCCAGCAAGGTCAGGATCAAGGCCATGCCGGAACGATCACGGAGAAGAGACGGAGGCATCAGCTTTCCTCCGGTTTTGCCTGAATCAGACCGGCAGGCAGGAGGACGGTGGTCTGAAAGGTTATGGTCCGTTCATTTTCTACATCAATCCAGAATTCCAGATGACAGGTCACGGCGGCAGGCAGCCGCCGTTTTGCTTTTGCCTCTTCGTCATCCTTTTGGACCGTGGTGTCCCAGCTTACCTGTTCTTCACCCAGGTAATCAAAAAAGGTAAAGGTGACAGAGCGTAGCTGATCCGCAAGAATATAGGCTTCAATTTCGCCGGTTTTTTTGCTGTCTTCTGTCGGTCTCTGCAGAACATCGCTGCGCAGAAGAAGGAGGTGGCCGTTATGGTCTTGATCGGCTTGTACGACATAGCTGATCCTTCCCAAGCCCGGCTCGTCATTTTCCGGATCAAGGACAAGATGGGCCATAGAGGAAAAGGAGAGCAGAGCGGATTGATCGCCGCTCCCGTTCCCTTGTTCACCGATGAATTCCATATCGTTTGTGAGCAGGGCCGAGGTCAGATCCTCGCTGATCCTTTCCATTGCCACCTGGGCCCGATAGTAGAGCTCACCCTGTTTCAGGGTGACATCAATAGCATTGATGGACCCGGACAGAGAGACCGTAATCATAGACACCACTAGGCCAAGGATCAGCACTGCCACCATGATCTCCAGCAAGGTGAAACCGGATTCTTTTGAGCCGGGAGAACTCATTCCGCCTCGGCAGGCTCAATATCCGTCATGATGACCGAACGAACTGTGAAGATCTGGTTTTCATCCTCACCGCGACTGACCTCAAGGGTGACAAGCTTGAGCATACCGTCCGTGCCTGCTATGCCGGTTTCATCCTCGCTTAACTCCCTGACGTCTGCCTGCCAAGAATAATCTGTGAACTCATCTTCAAATTGGCCTGCGCTATTACTTGCCTGCTCAAATCCGGTAAGTTGCAGTTCGGAAAGCTTTTCTCGGGCCAGCATAGCAGCGATTGTTTCAAAACGGGAGATTCCAGCGATGGAAATACTCTGTGACTGGGAACCCAGCAGAGAAACAAAGGACATGGCGATGATCGCCACGGCAACCATGACTTCGAGCAGGGTGAACCCTGTCTGTGGCGATTTTTTTCGAGGGAAAAATTTTTGAGAAAAAAAGTGCATTTTTTGATGACTATCTGCTCACGGTTATCCGGTCATTTTCAAGCGAGACATGACCTTCCAAAATCCTGGCCACACCGAGAAAGGGCGAAAGAATGACGCTGACTTGATCTCCGTTGTCGGCTTCAAAATGAATGACCGCTTTTCTGGTATACCCCTTTGTTGTAAAGAGAATCCCTGTATCATCCGTGTCTGCGGATGTTTTGTCGCCTTGGGTCTCTATTCCTGCCAGGGTGACAGAGTCATCAAGCTTTGCCCGCAAATAGGCCTTGTTTTTCTCTTCTTCCTCTGTCTCAGGCCCAGAAGTGACAGGCACCGCAAGGAAGGCATTTGCTTCGGCATCAAAGCGAAGGGTAAAAGCAACATGCTGGGCCCGGGCCTCTTGGCCTGCTTGGGTAACCAAGCCGACAAAGCGCTGGGCTGTTGCGCTGAGTTCGTTGGTATAGAGATTAGCCTGGATTTTAGGAAGAGCAAAAGAGGCTGTCAGGGAGATCAGTACCATGACGATGGTCAGTTCAATAAGCGTAAAACCCTCTTTGTTGGTCCTAATGCACATCCCGTCTATAATACTCGTCCCATATATTTGTTTCCATGCAGGGTCGTAGGGGCAGGCCCCGTGCCTGCCCGGTACAAAAGCGAACCCAAGGGGGGCACCCCCCTACATCGCCTGCCGCAAAAGCATGCCAACGAATTTCCTGTTGAATCCCTTACAGCTCCCAGCTATTGATGTCCGCATCCATTTCTTCGCCACCAGGTTCGTTATCCGGTCCGTAGGACATAAGATCGAAAGGGCCGTGGAGACCTGGGCTGATGTAGATAAAGTCATTGTCCCAAGGATCTTTTGGGACAGTGGGCTTGTCCAGGTAGCCGCCGTTGCGCCATTTCTTGGCCAGCTGGCCAGATGAAGGAGGTTCAATTAAGGCCTGTAATCCTTGATCAGTAGTCGGGTATTTGCCATTATCCAATTTGTACATTTTGAGGGCCTGACTCAGTGCTCCGATATCGATGCTAGCCTTGGTGCGTCGGGCTTCCTCGGGTCGGTCCATGATCTTGGGTACGATCATCCCTGCAAGAATACCAAGAATGACGATAACCACCATGAGCTCTATCAGGGTGAAGCCTTTTTCGTTTCGTACCGTTAGTCTATTTTCTTTCTGTTTTCTGATCTTTTTCTTCAAAGTACCACCTTTTTTCGTCCATCTCACTGAGATAAAATAGAGACTTTCTGTCTGCACAGCAGAAGAGGAGCGTTATGCGCCTGAGTATAAATGTTGAGAAAAAATATACAGGAAAAAGAACTCGAATGCCATTCAAATATTTTTTTATGTAGCGGGGGAGGGGAGTTGGGAAATGAATATTTTTCTGTGGTTACATAAATTCTCAGGGAGATTTATCAGGTTATTAGGGTTTGGATTTATCTTTTGGGGGATTTTTTTTGGTGTATCTGGTAATGCGTCAAAAAAAGAACGGCAAAATGGGGCTGAAAGTTGATAGAGCCCCAGTCCCGTGAGAATCATCTAGAAGAGCTGTGGCAGGTTGCTCGGAAAGGCGAAACAGAACCAAGCTGGATTGATTTGGGGTTATGAGGAAAGCAAGAATAGTGCGTGGTTTGGCTCTTTTTTCATCCCCCAAACCAAATCCACAGCACATAGATGACATAAAGGAAAATCAAAATTCCTCCTTCAATCCGACTGAGGGTGCGCTTGGTATATAATAAAATAAAAAGGATAAAGACTGTTCCCAGCAGGACCAAGGTGGAATTGAACAGATCAGCAGTGCCGACTTCGACAAAGGTTGGGCCGCCGGTCATCATTCCGATGCCCATGACAATGAGCCACGGCAGTCCCAGACCCACCAAGATATCAAAGATATTGGAACCCACCGCGTTGGCTACCGCCATATCCCCTCGCCCTTGTCGGGCAACCACAACTGAGGAAATCATATCCGGGGCCGAGGTTCCAGCAGCCAGCAAAGTCAGGGCGACAATAACCGGAGGGATCGCAGTGGCATCGCCGAAGATAATAACGCTTTTTACCAAAATCCAGCTGATCCCGACAATGACGGCAATGGAGACAAAGAAAACCCGCAAATAGGATTGCTCCACGTCCCCGGCAAAGATGCCCAGTCCTTTGGTTATCCAGTCATTCATGACGTCCATTATGGAGCGTCGATCTTTCTTTTTACCCTCTTGTTCTTCGCTGATATGAGGTTTTGGTTTTTCGCTTTTTTCGACTTCGTTCATGGTCTCTTCAGGAAACCAGGAATTCCATTTATAGAGGATAAGCAGGTAGCTTGCGTATAAAATAAGAAAGGACAGGGCTTCAAACGGATGAATCTGTCCGTCGTAAAAGGTAAAGAGAAGTAAACCAATAGACATCACATAGATCAAGCAATCACGGATGACGACAGAAAGGGTGATTTTGGCCGGGCGGGCTAAGGCTGAAGCCCCGGTGATCACCAGGATATTAAAAACCGCAGAACCGACAATGGTGCCGACCCCCACGTCACTATGCTCGCCACTCCCTTGAAAAAGGGCGGTCAGGGCAATGGCCAGTTCCGGTGCTGACGATCCCATAGCCATGAGCGAGGCTCCGGCCACATTGTGAGGGAGGTTGAGCTGGTGGGAGATATGATCAAGGCTGGGGATAAAGTACTCGTCGGTCATGATCGCCAAGATGTAGATGGCGATCAGCATAATCAGGAGGCAGCCTCCTGCGGTAATGAGGTCCATAACTTTCTTCTTTTTTGCAAATAGATCCCCTTTGTCAGGGCGAATCAAGAGGTATATAAACGGGCAGGCACAGGGGGCCGCTCCTACGATAAGGAGATAGAAAATTCCTTATTGGAACCATTGTACTTGGAAGGGGAAGGAAAGGTCAACTGCGAAGCTTGTTAATTTTCGGTCTTCATAGCCAGCTGGCGAGCACCGAGTAAGGCGGTTTTCGGCTCCGTAATAATATGTACCGGAATATCAGCCAGCATGTCCCGGTAGACTCCGCGACAGAAAGTTTCCATAAAACGTTCTTGGTCGATGTGGGTTAGAAGCCTTGGTAACATGCCCCCGCCGAGAAATATACCGCCTGTGGCCAGAACCTTGAGGGTGAAATTTGCTGTCTCAGCTGCGAGGATATCAAGCAGGAGTTGCACCGCTCGAACCGCAGGCTCACAGGGGAGGCCTTCTGCACCGCTTACGGCTGCATTGGCAGACGCAACAATCAGGGGCGAGAGTGCATCGGGCTCAATGGCCAGTCGTTTTTTTCGCATCCATTCCGGTTCTGAGCAGCGGGTGAGCTGAAAGGTGTACAGGTCTGGGAGAGCCATGCCCGAGCAGACCTGTTCCACACTCACATGCGGATTCACATATGGGCTTTGACAAGGGGACAGTTCCTGCTGCTCTCGTTGCTGCTCCAAACGACGCAGCATGAACTGCAAGATCTCAATCTGTTCCTGATTGCGAGGGGCAAAGGAGACATGCCCGCCTTCTGTGGGGAAGGGTTGGAACTGGTTGTTGCCCAGTTTGTCCAGTAGAGGTACAGCAAAGGATTGGCCAAGACCTGTTCCAACAGCAAGAACCCCAATATTCCCCCCAACCTCTGGTCGCCCTTGATTCAGGGTAACCAAGCTGCTTTTGGGAAGAAGAACTGCTCCGGCAGTCGTCGCCACCAGATCGTTGACCAACAGCACCTCTTCCATGCCGAGTTGTGCTGCCAAGGCGGAACCGTCCAGATCCCAGTCTAGGTTGGTCATGCGTACCCTGTTTTCACGGACTGGACCGGCTACGCCGAAACAGGCCCGTTTCGGTCGCTTTTCCTGTGCGTCAAGAAAGGAGGCTATGATATCCGACAGACCGGAAAAATCTTTATTACGAAAGGTTTTCTCAGTCAATAAGCTGTTGTTGGTATCGTACAGGGCTAAGACCGTCTTGGTCGCCCCGATATCACCGGCAAGAAGAAGAGAGCTCATGGGCTGCTTTGACCTATTCCTCTTCCACGATATGACAGGCATCCTGTTCGCAAACTTCTTCACAGGTATGACAATGATGGCAGGCAGCTGGATTCACAACCACAGCCTTACCCTTTCTCAGTTTGTAAACGTCTCCGGGACATGCCTCCACACAGGCACCGCAACCGTTGCATTTGTTTTCGTCTATAATAATTTCGGCCATCTGCCCTTACCTCCCTTTACATCCTATGCCGTGTGCCCCTACTGAACGCATGGTTTTTACTTCGGCGTTTTTACGGCTCTTTAACAAGCCGTATATCCCATGCCTCGGAACGTCCTTCTCCGGAAGGATTTTCAACAACCCTGAATTCAAAAATGCGGGTTGTATCCTGGAAATAATAATCTCCCTCCAGTGTAGATTTGGAGAGATGGAAGAAAACCGTGTCCGACTTCAGCTGGTTATCTTCCATACGGAAGAAACGAAAAAAACCAAAGCCTCTGTCAGCATTGAAATTGGCTACGGTTCCCCGTTGCCATTCTCCTTCGCCGCTGATATTTTCTTCCTGAATGGGGAGCAGTCCCGGGATGAGAAAACCGGAAAGATAGGAGTCTGCCACCTCGCGCAGTTCCCGGCTGACATTATGAAAGCCGATCACATCCACCCGGCAACCCATATTCTGCATCGCTGTGACCAGACGAATAAAATCTCCATCCCCTGTGAGGAGGATAATCCGGTCTAAGTTGCGGGCCTGCAAGAGGGCATCAATGGCCAAATCCATATCTGCATTGGCCTTGGTCGTGACATTGCCGTCCTCATCTTCATAGCGACGCACATATTTTTTAATGACTTTAAAGCCGCATTGGCGAAGAATATCGTGGTAATAATAAACTTTTTGTCGGTATTCAGCATCTCTACTGGTTCGCTCCCGGTCTTCAGCCAGGTAGCAATTGGCACGAAGCAAGGCGGAGGGTTCTGTATTGGCGATATCGACCAAGACATCATAACGCATGCCGTATCCGCCGCTCATTTTTATATTTTCCGCATCTACGTAAATTCCTGTTTTAAACATAAAATAATCTAGTGTAAGTGAGGTTGTGCTGTTCCGGGCCGTGCATGCACGACAGGATAATGAAAATGATTGTTACAGTGAAAAAATCTTCCCTATATTATATATCACACAACAGCTGTTTTGTTTTTGAAAAGGAAGCCCTCTCCCAAGTAAATCGGAGAGGGGATGAAAAATGTCTTACTCCCATTCGATAGTGGAAGGTGGTTTGGAGGAGATATCGTAAACAACCCGATTGACCCCGCGAACTTCGTTGATTATACGGGTGGAGATGCGTCCTAAAATCTCATAGGGCAGCTGGGACCAATCAGCGGTCATAGCATCACGGCTGTCCACTGAGCGGATGGCAATAACATGTTCGTAGGTCCGACCATCGCCCATAACCCCGACAGTCTGGATAGGCAGCAGCACAGCAAAGGACTGCCAGACCTTGCGATACCAGCCTGACTTTTTCATCTCCTCCAGCACAATCACATCAGCCTGACGCACG includes:
- a CDS encoding NYN domain-containing protein, giving the protein MFKTGIYVDAENIKMSGGYGMRYDVLVDIANTEPSALLRANCYLAEDRERTSRDAEYRQKVYYYHDILRQCGFKVIKKYVRRYEDEDGNVTTKANADMDLAIDALLQARNLDRIILLTGDGDFIRLVTAMQNMGCRVDVIGFHNVSRELREVADSYLSGFLIPGLLPIQEENISGEGEWQRGTVANFNADRGFGFFRFFRMEDNQLKSDTVFFHLSKSTLEGDYYFQDTTRIFEFRVVENPSGEGRSEAWDIRLVKEP
- the gspI gene encoding type II secretion system minor pseudopilin GspI; this encodes MHFFSQKFFPRKKSPQTGFTLLEVMVAVAIIAMSFVSLLGSQSQSISIAGISRFETIAAMLAREKLSELQLTGFEQASNSAGQFEDEFTDYSWQADVRELSEDETGIAGTDGMLKLVTLEVSRGEDENQIFTVRSVIMTDIEPAEAE
- a CDS encoding type II secretion system protein, with the protein product MSSPGSKESGFTLLEIMVAVLILGLVVSMITVSLSGSINAIDVTLKQGELYYRAQVAMERISEDLTSALLTNDMEFIGEQGNGSGDQSALLSFSSMAHLVLDPENDEPGLGRISYVVQADQDHNGHLLLLRSDVLQRPTEDSKKTGEIEAYILADQLRSVTFTFFDYLGEEQVSWDTTVQKDDEEAKAKRRLPAAVTCHLEFWIDVENERTITFQTTVLLPAGLIQAKPEES
- a CDS encoding calcium/sodium antiporter, encoding MDLITAGGCLLIMLIAIYILAIMTDEYFIPSLDHISHQLNLPHNVAGASLMAMGSSAPELAIALTALFQGSGEHSDVGVGTIVGSAVFNILVITGASALARPAKITLSVVIRDCLIYVMSIGLLLFTFYDGQIHPFEALSFLILYASYLLILYKWNSWFPEETMNEVEKSEKPKPHISEEQEGKKKDRRSIMDVMNDWITKGLGIFAGDVEQSYLRVFFVSIAVIVGISWILVKSVIIFGDATAIPPVIVALTLLAAGTSAPDMISSVVVARQGRGDMAVANAVGSNIFDILVGLGLPWLIVMGIGMMTGGPTFVEVGTADLFNSTLVLLGTVFILFILLYTKRTLSRIEGGILIFLYVIYVLWIWFGG
- the gspG gene encoding type II secretion system major pseudopilin GspG; protein product: MKKKIRKQKENRLTVRNEKGFTLIELMVVIVILGILAGMIVPKIMDRPEEARRTKASIDIGALSQALKMYKLDNGKYPTTDQGLQALIEPPSSGQLAKKWRNGGYLDKPTVPKDPWDNDFIYISPGLHGPFDLMSYGPDNEPGGEEMDADINSWEL
- a CDS encoding 4Fe-4S binding protein; the encoded protein is MAEIIIDENKCNGCGACVEACPGDVYKLRKGKAVVVNPAACHHCHTCEEVCEQDACHIVEEE
- a CDS encoding prepilin-type N-terminal cleavage/methylation domain-containing protein; amino-acid sequence: MCIRTNKEGFTLIELTIVMVLISLTASFALPKIQANLYTNELSATAQRFVGLVTQAGQEARAQHVAFTLRFDAEANAFLAVPVTSGPETEEEEKNKAYLRAKLDDSVTLAGIETQGDKTSADTDDTGILFTTKGYTRKAVIHFEADNGDQVSVILSPFLGVARILEGHVSLENDRITVSR
- a CDS encoding glucokinase; amino-acid sequence: MSSLLLAGDIGATKTVLALYDTNNSLLTEKTFRNKDFSGLSDIIASFLDAQEKRPKRACFGVAGPVRENRVRMTNLDWDLDGSALAAQLGMEEVLLVNDLVATTAGAVLLPKSSLVTLNQGRPEVGGNIGVLAVGTGLGQSFAVPLLDKLGNNQFQPFPTEGGHVSFAPRNQEQIEILQFMLRRLEQQREQQELSPCQSPYVNPHVSVEQVCSGMALPDLYTFQLTRCSEPEWMRKKRLAIEPDALSPLIVASANAAVSGAEGLPCEPAVRAVQLLLDILAAETANFTLKVLATGGIFLGGGMLPRLLTHIDQERFMETFCRGVYRDMLADIPVHIITEPKTALLGARQLAMKTEN